The genomic region TTCATGCCATTGGTACAAATGTAACAGAAGTCATGCGCGGTACAACGATTGAAGATGGCCCTGCAGTTATCCACACAGTTGAACACGTTTTGGCCGCACTTATGAGCCGTGGCATCGATAACATCTATGTAGAGATGGACCGTCCTGAACCCCCTATTGCTGATGGGAGTTCAATGCCTTTTTTAAATATATTAAAAGAAGCAGGACGCATCGAACAAGACGCTGTTCGTGAATATTTCACCATCGACGAAGTCCAAACTATTGAGATGGAGCACGCTTTAATTACTGTTGTTCCAGATGATAAATTTCGTATCTCCTGCACGGTAAAATACGATCAATCTATTCTCGACACCCAATACCTTTCCATGACTGTCACCGAAAAATCTTTCGAAACAGATCTTTCCGAAGCCCGAACTTTCTGTTCATATTTTGAACTCGAACACCTCATGAAAGCCGGACTTATCCGTGGTGGCAGCCTCGATAATGCCACTGTTATTCACGGCGGTACAATTTATTCAAAAGATGGCCTACGCTTTGACGACGAATTCGTCCGTCACAAAATGCTCGATATTGTAGGGGATTTCTCCTTACTTGGCAAACCTTTAAAAGCCCATATCATTGCCGCCAAACCTGGTCACCCCTCAAATGTCACCATGGTACAAAAAATGCTTAAACTTACATCAGGAACTAAATAAACATGTCAAAAATCATTTCTTATCCAGAACTCTTCGAACTCATTCCTCAACGTTTCCCTGCTCTCCTTGTTGATCGTATCGAAGTCTGCGACGAAGCCGGTAAATACTTAGCTTTAAAAAATGTTACCGTTAATGAGCATTATTTTGTCGGCCACTTTCCTGACAACCCTATTATGCCTGGTGTCCTACAATTGGCAGCCGTAGCACAAGCTGCTGGTGCAGCTTTTAAGCTTGAAGGTGGCACTGGCACTCCATGGGTAAGAAAAATCAAAAAGATGCGCTTCAAAAACCCCGTCCTTCCCGGTGATCAACTCATCATTGACTTGACCATTACTGATGTAACTGAAAAATCCGCTGAGATCAACGCCATTGCTAGAAATGCTCATGGTAAAGTCTGCAGTATCGTTACTCTCACTTTAGGCACACTCGAATGTACACCTTTTGTACCAACAGAACTATGCCCTGTACCTCTTCCTGAATTTGCTGAATACAAAGAAAAAGTCATGGATACAAATGCGATCTCCGCAAGTATTCCACACCGTTTCCCCTTTCAGTTTATCGACAATGTTATTTACATGGAAGATATGCACATCGTCGGTGAAAAGTTAGTCAGTATCAATGAACCTTACTCGCAAAACTATATTCCTCCTTCGCCAGTTCTTCCCGTTTCAGTTCTTACCGAAACTTGTGCTCAACTTGGCTGTGTTTACATGCTCGCTCAGCCTGAAAACAAAAATAAAATCGGCCTATTTGTTTCTATTGAAGATGCAGAATTTTTCCGCCCTGCAGTTCCAGGTGATCTATTGACCATTGACTTCAGACTCGCTTTCCTCAAATCTCGTCTTGGGCGTGGTGTTTGTAAAGTTTACTGTGGCTCGGAAATCATATGTGAACTCACCATGGCTTTTGCTCTTGTAGACAAGGAAGCATAGAAATGGCCTCCGATATTCACCCACAAGCTTTTGTTCACCCTGATGCAAAAATTGGTGACAACTGCAAAATCGGCCCTTTTTGTACCATCAGTGAAAATGCTGTGATTGGTGATAACTGCTATTTACAGTCCCACGTTGTCATTGATGGCAACACAAAAATTGGCGATAACTGCAAAATCTATGCCTTTGCCTCCATTGGTTCACAATCTCAAGATTTAAAATTCAAAGAAGGCAATGTCACTTACACCGAAGTTGGCGACAATACTATTATTCGCGAGTATGTGACTATCCATTCTGGTACAGATGATGGCACCATCACAAAAGTGGGCTCTAACTGTGCTTTACTCGCACTCTCTCACGTCGGCCACAACACCATTGTTGGTGATCATGTTGTCCTCAGTCATAATGCCACCTTAGCCGGTCACGTTATAGTCGATGACCACGTAGTTATCTCTGGCTTATCAGCGATTCATCAATTCTGTAAAGTGGGTAAAAATTCTTTTGTGGCAGGTATGGCACGAGTCGTTCAAGATGTACTACCTTACACTATCTGCGAAGGCTCCCCGGGAGGATGTAGAATTATCAATAAAATTGGTATGGAAAGATCTGGCTACGACAAAGAGGATGTACGCGCCGCACTGGAAGCCTATAAAATTATTTTCAAGCGGAAACTGACCTTAGATCAAGCCGTCGAACAGCTAAACGAGATGAAGTCTGATAAATCCGTCATTAAAAACATCGTCGAATTCTGTAAAAATTCTGAACGCGGCTTAGCTCGTCCACAATAAAGGATATTAAATGCATAAAACTCTCGTCATTCTTGCCGCTGGCATGGGCTCCCGCTATGGTGGCCTAAAACAGCTAGATCAACTCGGCCCCTCAGGCGAAGCTATACTTGAGTATTCAGTCTTTGACGCTCTTCGTGCGGGCTTTAATAAAATCATATTTATCATTCGCCGAGATTTTGCTAAAGAGTTCAAAGAACTCATTGGCCCAAAGTTTAATGATCTTGCTGAAATTGTCTACTGTTATCAAGAGCTCGACCACCTTCCTACAGGTTTTGATTGCCCTAGCGATCGCGAAAAACCCTGGGGTACTGGCCACGCATTATTATCAACTATTGATAACGTAAATCACCCATTCCTAATCATCAATGCCGATGATTTCTATGGCCTCGAAAGCTTTAAACTCGCTTCCAATATGATCGATTCTTGGGAAGATGACTCAAGTACGAAGTGTGGTATTGTCACTTTTGAACTTGCTCAAACCCTTTCTCAAAATGGGACTGTTTCACGCGGTGTTTGTCAAAAATCGAAAGCTAACACCCTCAGTGATATAACAGAGACTCATGGTTTAGCGCTAAAAGCTGACGATATCCTTGATGACCAGGGAAATAAATTCGCCTCAACTACACCCGTTTCTATGAATATGTGGTGCATGTCTGCATCCATGCTTCCTTATTACGAATCTGCTTTCATTAAATTCCTATCAACTCATCTCAACACGCCGAAATCAGAATTTTATATCCCCTCTGTGATTGATGAGCTCATCAAAAACAAAACGATTTCTTGCGATATCGTTGAGAGCCCCTGTAAATGGTTTGGTGTCACTTATAAAGAAGATAAACAAGATGTTATCGACGCACTCCAAGAAGCCGTCGATCAATGTATCTACCCTCCAAGTTTACATATCTAAATGGCGCTAGAAATTGAAAAGAAATTTCTTGTAAAAGGTAAGCCTTGGCTCAATGCCCCAAGCCAAGACTTGCGCCAAGGCTACATTAGTAAAGAGGCTAAAGCCACTGTTCGTGTGCGCATTGCGCAAAATCAGGCATGGCTGACTATCAAAGGCAAGACCCCAGACAATAGTTTTTCCCGATTAGAATGTGAATATAATATCCCTCTAGATGACGCAGAAACCATGCTCACACAACTCGCTTGTTCAGATATTATTTCAAAGACTAGGTATACAATCCAACATGCAGGGTTTGAGTGGACGATTGATGTCTTTGAAGGTGTCAATGACGGTTTAATTTTAGCCGAAATTGAGCTCCCATCAGAGGATACTTTATTCGAACGCCCTGACTGGGCCTACCAAGAAGTCACTTTTGACCATCGCTTTTCCAACTCATCACTTTCGAATTTTCCTTGGAAACAATTTTCTGACGAGTTCAAATCGTGAGTAGCCATTTAGAGAAACTCCCCTTTGGCTACAACATCCCCGCCGAGGATGATGCGCTCTTTAAAGAATGTCAGTTCTCAGCTTTTCGCGCCTCAGGCGCTGGTGGACAACACGTCAATACTACGGACTCTGCCGTACGCCTCGTGCACTTCCCTACAGGTCTCGTCGTTCAATCTTCTGAATCCCGTAGCCAGCACAGAAACCGAGATATATGTCTTAAAAAGTTGCGTCTAGCACTCATTGCTGCCGGCCGTAAAAAGAAAAGGCGGGTCGCCACTCGAAAGAGACGTAATGTTTCAACTCGCGAACGTCAGTATCGCGAAGCCCATAAGCAAAAAAAACAGGCTCGTAAAAAAATCGACCCTGAAGAATAATTTAGCGACGGCCCCGTTTAGGTGCAGATCCCTTTTTTTTACTTGCTGATGAAGAACTTCCGCGTCCCGACTTTGTAGCCGATGGACGTTTTTTTGACGATGAATATTTTTTCGCGGAAGGCGTACTCCCATGACTTGCTTTTGATGGCCTATACTCTTTGCCGCGAGATGAAGAAGGCGCTGCACCTCTTCCCTTATTTTGATCTCGAGAAGCCTCTTGAGTATTGCTTGAACCCGAAATCATTTTATTGATCTCTTCCATTTCTGCCGGACTTAAGTGGCGCCATGTTCCAATCTTTAATTTCCCCAAAGGCACATTCATAATTCGAGTTCGCTGCAGACCCATGACTTTATATCCTAGGTATTCACACATGCGACGAATTTGTCGATTCAGCCCTTGAGTTAAAGTAATTCGAAAAACACAGTTTGCTTCTTTATTTACCTTACACTTATTCGTTACCGTTCCCAAAATGGGGACGCCATTGGACATATTTCTAATGAAGTCATCTTTTATAGGGCGATCTACTAAAACTAAGTATTCTTTTTCGTGGTCATTACCTGCACGAAGAATTTTATTAACTATGTCGCCATCATTCGTCATGAAAATGAGACCATTAGAAAATTTATCTAAGCGCCCAATCGGAAAAATCTTTTCTGGATATTGAATAAAATCAACAATATTGCCCCGTACTGAATTCTCAGTAGTACAAGTAATTCCTTCGGGCTTATTAAAGGCGAGATAAACTCTTTCCTTTTGCCGTTTTACTTTGATTTTTTGGCCATCAGCTTCGACAAAATCATCGTCATTAATTTGCTGGCCTGTGACGCATCTACGTCCATTAACGAGGACCCTGCCCTCTTCGATCAATTTGTCCGCTTCTCGACGAGAACAAAAGCCTGAATCACTGATAAACTTATTGAGTCTCATGAAGCTGAACATCCTTTTATTTACTGAACTTATTAAAGCTCTCAATAATAATGCGATTTAGTTTTTTAACCAGTGGGACTCTCAAGTCTCTTCGGCAACTGTAAGTCACGATCAAAGGGCCGCTCTTCTATCGGAGGTAATACTAGACCCATCTCTTCTTCCATGCATATTCGCTCATCAAAAAATGCGTAATAACGTAAGTTAAGATCTTCTGGATTATCATCTAAATTAACGACATCAATGCGACGAATAATCCCCACATGACCTAAGCTTAAAGATTCGTATTGCTCATCTAACAGCTTTGTCATCACAAGCGTATACAGCTCTCGCCATGATAAATGATCTGTTCGAGTTAAATAAATAGCACAGGCACTTAGTGAGTATATTAAACGCCACCCTTCAAACTCTATTTCTTCATCGCTTATCAAAGTTTCTGGTCGCAAGTCAAAGGGATAAGATACGATAGGCGTCTCCGCTTTTCCATGATTTCTATTAAGCGTATCGCTTTCAAAGTCAATCAACATTTGCAAATCTTGCTCCAAACGTCTCAATTTATCCATATTAAGATCAATAGCTTTATCCACAGCCCTTCCCAAAAGAAGCTGCATTTGATTAATGCGCTTCATCATGACTTCTCGCACTTTATCCGACGAGCTTTGCTCAGCTCTGGATTCTTGCTTTATACGCTCCAAAGATGGCTCAAACTTTAGCCTCTCTACTTTTAGTTGCTCACTATAATTATTAAATTCACCTGCTCTCCATTCCCATAGCTGAGGAGATTGCTGGAATTGAATTTCATTTAATTCTAAAACCACCAAATCAAACTCTTTACTTTTAAAAACTATCCGTAACCCTTCTTCCATGCTGAGTGTAAAATCGAGTAATTTTCCTTCTAGTTTATTTGGATATGTACGGCCACAAATTTGTGCCCTGGGATTATGAAAAATGATACAAGATCCTTCATGAGCACATAAATCTCCCTTGATTTCAAATGAAAGAAAATTTTGCCATCCTGTAAAAAGTAGCTTTCCCCTCACCATTCCTTTTTGGCGATTATCAATCTCACCACAAATCAGATCCTTTCCGTAACTTAATGACATCTCTTTCTCATAAATTATCATATTTAATTGCTAAGCTTTAAAATAGGTATTCAAGTAAAGATATAAATTATAAACAACGACTTTTCTATAAAATAATAAAGAAACTTTTAAGGAATTAATCTAATGACCGAGAAAGAAAAAATGCTTGCAGGCAAACTCTTCGACCCTGCAGATAAAGAACTTTGCCGAGGCAGAGAACGTGCACGACGACTTTGTAGGCAATTTAATCTGTCTACTGAAACAGAAAAAAAACTTCGCCTCAAAATCCTCCAAGATTTATTTCAAACACAAAATACGAGTCTTTGGATAGAACCCGACTTCCGCTGTGATTATGGAGATAATATAAAATTGGGGAAAAACGTCTTTATGAATTTTAGTTGTATCATATTGGATACCGCTACCGTCACATTAGGCGACAATGTACTATTAGGCCCCGGTGTTCATATTTACACTCCCCTTCACCCAATGGATCCTGATGTACGTAGCACTATGATTGAAAGCTCCAAGCCCGTCACTATTAGTGATAATGTCTGGATCGGTGGTGGTGCTATTATTTGCCCCGGAGTAACGATAGGAGCAGGCAGTGTAATTGGGGCGGGCAGTGTCGTCACAAAAAACATTCCTGACAATGTATTAGCAGTCGGTAATCCCTGCCGAGTTATACGTTCTGTAAAAGAAACAGATAAAAAACCATAAAAATATCACCGCTCGTGACAGATCCTTACATACAGCTCCGTATTCTATCATAAGAAAGGAGATTACCGGAATGGAACTTTTGGAAAGAAGGACTGGTAATCAATGGAGAATCAACTTGGACTTTGGAAAGGAGAGTTGATGGGAGTGTAAGGAGCTCCCTAGTGATTTTGAGGAAGGTCATGAATTGGAGGAAAGGAGAACAAAAAGCTGCCGCAAGGTGGCTTTTTTTTTGCTTTTTCCCTGTTTTCGGAAAAATATATCTCTTAACTGTAAAAAATTAACGTCCTCTCTCTAATCACTCCCTTAAAGTTCTCCACTCTCTTGGCAAGTAATTTTAGCTCGACTTTGCTCGCAAAACCACATTCGTACTTGTCAATAAGTTTATTCAGGACATTTTAATGTAAATCATTATTTTGGAGATAAACATGAAAGTCGTTACCATACTCGGTTCTGCTAGCTCACATAGCAATACAAAAAAAGCCCTTACTGTTGTAGAAAATAAATTCGCTGATCTAGGTGCAGAAGTCACTCAACTTAATCCTCTCGATCTCAAACTCAACAATCCTGCAACTACCGAGACCGAAGACACCAAACGCATTACTCAACTTGTGAGAGATGCTGATGTTGTTATCATGGCCACGCCCGAGTATCACGGAAGCTATAGCTCCGTTATTAAACTTATCATCGATAATCTTGGTTACCCTTCAGCACTCTGTGGCAAAGCTGTCGGCATGGTCGGCGTAGCAGCCAGCCCTTTTGGCGCCCTTAAAGCACTTGAGCACCTCAATAGCATCACAACTCACCTCGGTTGCCATACTTATCCAAAAATGGTTAATGTTGCAAGCTGCTATAAAGTTTTTGATCAAACAGGAGCGCTTAATGACGAAAGCTTAAGAGAGCGTCTCGAAGCTCTAGCAGAAGGCATGTTAGATTACGCCAGCAAATTCTAAACTTACAAAAAACTTTTCTCATTAATGAGCCATCTAAGTATGGCTCATTTTTTTTTGCTCTAAGCTGAATCCGTGAGCTAGCTTTAATACACGGCTTCACACATAAATAAGGCTACACCTTTTGGTACTTCGCAAAGTCACATGGAAAATGTATTTGGATTAGCTCTTGTGACTCTGTTAAATAAGTTGTTTTTAAGCAACTTTAGTTTACCTTTATTCTAGGTCAATTATCGATACGATTTATCCTAGGAGAAGAATTTGACAAGAACTCGTTCATCACTGATGTCCATCCACAATATGGAAATACGCAATCGTAGTCTGATTATTGCTATTCTCATCTTATTGATTGCTACTGGCTACTTTACTGAACAACGTCTAAAGCACGAAATTGAAACTTCTGTTCGTGATTCTTTAGAAAAAAACTTACGTAGCAATGCGGAAGCAATGAAGCTCCTTCTTACTGGTTACAAGGAACGTGTCCATGGCATAAGCAAACTTCCTCTATTAAAGAGAACGACGCTAACGATGGCTTCAAAGCATGACTCGAATGACAAAACTTTATTAATTAAAAACACAAAAATCCTCGAAAGTATTCTTGAGGGATTTTTTAGTAAGAATGGTTTTCTTGATTACTATTTAATCAGTCCCGATGGTCACATGATTGCCACACTGAACAAAGAGCTCTTAGGTCACCAAGTCAATACCAAAGATGCAATTGAGTCTTTAATGGACAGAGATGGTAACTTTGTCTGCCTACCTAAAAAAGCGATTCAACCCAATACTGGTGAAGAGTTTGTTTTAATGTATATCGGCTCATCTCTCAAGGATAATAAAGGCGAGACTTATGCCTATCTTGCTTTTAGTATTAATCCTAGCCATGGCTTCAGTAGCATTATGGAAGTCACATCTCAAACTGGTGAATCTAGCGAAACCTATGCTATCAATAATGATGGATGGATGATTTCTCATAGTCGCTTTGATGCGGAATTAAGAGAACTTGAGATTTTGGATGAAAAAGCTAAATCCTCTGTATTAGAGGTCAAACTTATCAATGAAGAAGGTCAAGCTTTGACCGTTTTTAAGGATGCCTTTTCCAACCCTGCCACTGCCTATCCCCAAGTCCAGGTGAATTCTGATGGATATCGCGATTATCGCGATTCAGAAGTTGTGGGTTCTTGGACTTACCTTCCCCAATATAACTTTGCTATCACTAGTGAAATAGATAAAGAAGAAGCCTTTCGTTCACTCTTTATTATTCGTATTATTTTCGGTATCATTTTTGGCTTAGCCAGTCTGCTAGCTATTGGCCTTATTGCCTATGCTCTTTACAGTATCAAGCTCAAGAAAAAAGTTCGTAGTGCTGCTTTAGATGCTGCTAGTGAGTTGGGACAATTTAAAATCATCGAAAAGATCGGTGAGGGTGCCATGGGTGTGGTCTATAAAGCGAAGCATCAACTCATGCAGAGAGAGACTGCCATTAAAGTTCTCAAAAATGAAGTTTGCCGTGATGTTGACCTCATCCAATTCGAAAAAGAAGTCCGCATCACTTGTCGTTTAACACATCCAAATACTATCTGTATTTATGATTATGGTAAAACTCGTGAAGGTCTATTTTATTATGCCATGGAATATTTAGAAGGTTCGGACATCCAAGAAATCATAAGCAAAACAGGTCCTATTGCACCTGAACGTGTAGTACATTTTGTTAAACAAATATGTGCCTCTCTAAATGAAGCCCATCAAATGGGCTTAATTCACCGAGATATAAAAGCCCAGAACATCGTTGTTTGTAATCGCGGTGGAATCTTTGATAGCATTAAAGTTCTTGATTTTGGCCTTGTTCATGATGCCAATGATGACAATGGCCATAAAGTATCTGGTACACCGCGCTACATGGCTCCAGAAGCAAGTAGTTCACGCAATGAATTACACGAGAGCGTCGACACCTATGCCATCGGGATTTTAATATGTGTAATGCTTACGGGGCAATACCCTTTTGCTTGCGAAGAAAATGTCGAGGATATCCTCAAAGCTCATCGAGAAAATGTACCTCTTACACCTTCTGAATTAGTGAAATTTGAAATCCCTAAAGAGCTCGATCCCATCGTCTTGTGGTGCCTAGAAAAAGACCCGAAAAATCGTCCCGCTAGTGTCGCAGCATTAGCCTCTAAATTAGATGAGCTAGACTTAAGTCCTTGGACACAAGATAAAGCTCAGAAGTGGTGGGCCTTCAATGGTGAATATTTCCTTTCAAATGATGGCTCGCAACGAAGTTCATCGAGCTCATTCGATCAAACTATTCAATTTGATCGCTTTGACAAAACTATTCAAACTGATTCCTTGTCAAGTCCTGGAAATTAGTTGTCACTTTTGGTTTTTGTTATTAAATGATCTACTAAGCACATTGCTGTTCATGAACAATACTCGGAAAGGCATAGCCTAAGGCCATGTGTGGCCGACAATTATTGTACAGATAAATAGCCTGCTTAATAGCTTTTTTAGCATCTTTTAAATTCTTAAATGTATTGCGAAGATGATATTCATATTTGAGAATACCATTTACTCTTTCTGCCTTTGAATTTTCATAGCAATGATTTTCTTCAGTTATACTGACAAGTAGGTTTCGGTGCTGTAATATTTTGATATAATCATGACAACAGTACTGAGAGCCTCGATCAGAGTGATGGATTGGATACTTACCTTTAGGAAGACTTTTTAGTGCACTGCGCAAAGCTTTCATACAGCCAATAGCTTCTAAGTTCTCTCCGACGTTATAAGCAATGATTTTTCTAGAGAATGCATCTGTGATCAAAGCTAGGTAAACAAAACTTTTATCTACTCTGACCTAGGTGATGTCACAGACCCAGGCCTGATTAGGCTCAGTTAAAACCTTATCTTTGATTAAGTTTTTATAGACCTTAAAGCGATGTCTCGAATCAGTTGTACGACAGTACTTCTTTTTCTTTTTGATCAATAAACGATTCTCACGAGCTATATCAAATAACCTATCTCTACCGATTTTAATATCATTAGATTCAAAGTTAGACTTGAGCAATTTCTGTAGCTTACGTACACCTAGCTCAGACTGGATGCAGCGTTTTTGCTTAATAAGATCTACTACCAATGCTTTATCTATAGATTTCTTAATACTATGAGTTCGATCTTTATAGAAGTTTTGACGGCTCATTTTAACATGATGACAAAGTACACTTATGCAGAATTGTTGACCATTCATCACTCTGACTCTCTGGATAGCTTCGCAGCGACTTTTTTTTTCATCGCTACTGGATCTGTTATTCCATTTTGATCACAAACGATATCAAAATAAGCTTTATGCATTACTTCGCTTACAGCCAATTCGGTCACTGTTTTTTCAAGTTCTTTGATCTTGCGTTTTAAGTCTTCGACTTCATTTCTATCGTTTTCACTTTCCACTCTAATCACCCTTGGTAATAGATCAGTTCGTCCATACTTCTTAACCCAATCCCTCACGGTGCTTGATCCCGCTATACCATAAGCCTTACTTGCCTCATGGGGGCTCGGAAATTTCCCTTTTGATAGCTCAGAAACTACTTTTTGTTTAAATGACTCACTATATCTGATTGTGTCTTTCATTGTTTACTCCGTTATTGGAGTGACAACCTATATCAGGACAAGACACAAGACACTGATTCCTGATTCCTGATTCCTGATTCCTGATTCCTGATTCCTGATTCCTGATTCCTGATTCCTGATTCCTGATTCCTGATTCCTGATTCCTGATTCCTGATTCCTGATTCCTGATTCCTGATTCCTGATTCCTGATTCCTGATTCCTGATTCCTGATTCCTGATTCCTGATTCCTGATTCCTGATTCCTGATTCCTGATTCCTGATTCCTGATTCCTGATTCCTGATTCCTGATTCCTGATTCCTGATTCCTGATTCCTGATTCCTGATTCCTGATTCCTAAGACCCATCAACCAACAACTTTTCCCATTTCTTGATTTCTATTGTGTTTAGCACATAGTGACGAAAACTTAAGTGAGTTTATATTGACTTACTTTTATAAATCTTATTAACTCTAGGAAAGATAATGAATCTCTTTGATTACAAAGACGGCCGCGAAGGTTACTTCGGCGAATATGGCGGCTGTTTCATCCCCGAAATTCTACACTCCACGGTGACAGAACTTAAAGACTGTTTTAACGAAGCCAAAAATGATCCGAAATTTTGGCAGGAATTTGTTGAGCTCATGCACAACTACTCCGGACGCCCAACTCCGGTCACTTATCTCAAAAACCTTTCGGAACACCTCGGTGGAGCGCAGATTTACGTTAAGCGCGAAGATCTTAATCATACGGGCTCACACAAAATTAATAACGTCATGGGCCAAGGCTTACTCTGTAAACGCTTAGGGAAGAAACGCATTATCGCCGAAACTGGCGCAGGTCAACATGGTTTCGCAACTGCTACCATGGCAGCTCGTATGGGCTTTGACTGCAAAATTTATATGGGAGCGGTAGATGTCGCTCGCCAGCGTCCTAATGTCTTCTGGATGGAAAATCTAGGCGCAGAAGTAATTGCTGTTACAGATGGTCAAAAGACCCTCAAAGATGCCATCAATGAATGTATGCGTGACTGGGTTTCCAATATGGAAGATACTCACTACGCTCTCGGTACTGCCTGTGGACCCCACCCTTTCCCTGAGATTGTTTCTTATTTCCAAAGTATTGTTGGCCAAGAAGCTCGTGAGCAATTACTCAGTCAAGGAGCTAAACTCCCGGATAAAATTTTCGCCTGTGTTGGCGGTGGATCAAATGCCATGGGCATCTTCCAAGGCTTCCTAAATGATGAAAATGTAGAACTCATTGGCGTCGAAGCTGGTGGTCATGGACCTGGCATAGGTAAGCATGCCGCTCGTATTGCCTACACAGATGCTACCACAGGAATTGCTCAAGGTTACAAAACTAAATACCTTCAAAATTCTGATGGCAACATGCTAGATACTCACTCGGTTTCCGCCGGTTTAGATTATATAGGTATTTCTCCTATCTTGGCTCACCTCTCAGACATCGGTCGTGTACGCTTTGAAGCTGCTACTGATGTTGAAGTGACAGAAACACTAAAATTACTCATGACCATTGAAGGCCTCATTCCTGCTCTAGAAAGTACACATGCTTTCGTGACCGCAATAAAAGAAGCTAAACAAATGGATAAAGATCAAGTTGTCTTAGTGAACCAATCTGGTCGTGGCGACAAAGATATTTTCACTGTGGCTGAAGCATTAAACGATACTAAATGGAAAGATTTCATTAAAGAAAGGGCTGCACTCTATGAGTAATCAACTCGAAACATTCTGTCGCGAAACCTCTCAAAAAAAAGAGCTTATGCTAATGACACACATTGTCTGTGGCTACCCTTCTTTTGAGGCTAATTGGCGTATGCTCGAACTTATGGATGAACATGGTGCAGATATTGTAGAACTTCAATTCCCCTTCTCGGAACCTTCTGCGGATGGACCTCTTTTTGTCAAAGCTAATCAAGCTGCTGTAAAAGCTGGTGTTACTGTCAAAGACTGTTTAGAATTCATGAAAAAAGCGAGTTCGCGCTTTAGTTTTAAAATTCTCATGATGGGCTATGTAAATACTGCTTGGAAAATGGGATACGAAAAATTCACTGATGCTTTAGTTGAAGCAGGTGCCTGCGGCTTCATCCTCCCCGACCTTCCCGTTGAAGAATGTGCGGAAATCCACGCTATTGCCGAAACAAAAGGTCTAGCCCCCATCATGCTCATGACTCCCACCACACCAACTGAGCGACTACATAAAATTGCGGCTTCCGCAACAGGCCTCATCTATGTAGTAGCCCGTAAAGGTGTCACGGGAACAAAAACTCAAATGTCTACAGATTTAGATGTATTCCTAGGCCGTTGTCGTGAAGCTACAGACCTGCCTCTCGCTGTAGGCTTTGGCGTTTCATCGAAAGAAGATACCGACTACCTTACTGGCAAAGCTGACATGGCCATTGTT from Lentisphaera profundi harbors:
- the lpxA gene encoding acyl-ACP--UDP-N-acetylglucosamine O-acyltransferase gives rise to the protein MASDIHPQAFVHPDAKIGDNCKIGPFCTISENAVIGDNCYLQSHVVIDGNTKIGDNCKIYAFASIGSQSQDLKFKEGNVTYTEVGDNTIIREYVTIHSGTDDGTITKVGSNCALLALSHVGHNTIVGDHVVLSHNATLAGHVIVDDHVVISGLSAIHQFCKVGKNSFVAGMARVVQDVLPYTICEGSPGGCRIINKIGMERSGYDKEDVRAALEAYKIIFKRKLTLDQAVEQLNEMKSDKSVIKNIVEFCKNSERGLARPQ
- the lpxC gene encoding UDP-3-O-acyl-N-acetylglucosamine deacetylase, translating into MNPDKQHTIEKSASLTGIALHTGHRARLTFQPAPINTGVIFRRMDLPGKPEVHAIGTNVTEVMRGTTIEDGPAVIHTVEHVLAALMSRGIDNIYVEMDRPEPPIADGSSMPFLNILKEAGRIEQDAVREYFTIDEVQTIEMEHALITVVPDDKFRISCTVKYDQSILDTQYLSMTVTEKSFETDLSEARTFCSYFELEHLMKAGLIRGGSLDNATVIHGGTIYSKDGLRFDDEFVRHKMLDIVGDFSLLGKPLKAHIIAAKPGHPSNVTMVQKMLKLTSGTK
- the fabZ gene encoding 3-hydroxyacyl-ACP dehydratase FabZ yields the protein MSKIISYPELFELIPQRFPALLVDRIEVCDEAGKYLALKNVTVNEHYFVGHFPDNPIMPGVLQLAAVAQAAGAAFKLEGGTGTPWVRKIKKMRFKNPVLPGDQLIIDLTITDVTEKSAEINAIARNAHGKVCSIVTLTLGTLECTPFVPTELCPVPLPEFAEYKEKVMDTNAISASIPHRFPFQFIDNVIYMEDMHIVGEKLVSINEPYSQNYIPPSPVLPVSVLTETCAQLGCVYMLAQPENKNKIGLFVSIEDAEFFRPAVPGDLLTIDFRLAFLKSRLGRGVCKVYCGSEIICELTMAFALVDKEA
- the rluF gene encoding 23S rRNA pseudouridine(2604) synthase RluF, yielding MRLNKFISDSGFCSRREADKLIEEGRVLVNGRRCVTGQQINDDDFVEADGQKIKVKRQKERVYLAFNKPEGITCTTENSVRGNIVDFIQYPEKIFPIGRLDKFSNGLIFMTNDGDIVNKILRAGNDHEKEYLVLVDRPIKDDFIRNMSNGVPILGTVTNKCKVNKEANCVFRITLTQGLNRQIRRMCEYLGYKVMGLQRTRIMNVPLGKLKIGTWRHLSPAEMEEINKMISGSSNTQEASRDQNKGRGAAPSSSRGKEYRPSKASHGSTPSAKKYSSSKKRPSATKSGRGSSSSASKKKGSAPKRGRR
- a CDS encoding NADPH-dependent FMN reductase, yielding MKVVTILGSASSHSNTKKALTVVENKFADLGAEVTQLNPLDLKLNNPATTETEDTKRITQLVRDADVVIMATPEYHGSYSSVIKLIIDNLGYPSALCGKAVGMVGVAASPFGALKALEHLNSITTHLGCHTYPKMVNVASCYKVFDQTGALNDESLRERLEALAEGMLDYASKF
- a CDS encoding sugar O-acetyltransferase is translated as MTEKEKMLAGKLFDPADKELCRGRERARRLCRQFNLSTETEKKLRLKILQDLFQTQNTSLWIEPDFRCDYGDNIKLGKNVFMNFSCIILDTATVTLGDNVLLGPGVHIYTPLHPMDPDVRSTMIESSKPVTISDNVWIGGGAIICPGVTIGAGSVIGAGSVVTKNIPDNVLAVGNPCRVIRSVKETDKKP
- a CDS encoding CYTH domain-containing protein; this encodes MALEIEKKFLVKGKPWLNAPSQDLRQGYISKEAKATVRVRIAQNQAWLTIKGKTPDNSFSRLECEYNIPLDDAETMLTQLACSDIISKTRYTIQHAGFEWTIDVFEGVNDGLILAEIELPSEDTLFERPDWAYQEVTFDHRFSNSSLSNFPWKQFSDEFKS